One Paenibacillus sp. SYP-B4298 genomic window, TTCGTTCTCAGTGACGGCGAGACGCGTGACGGCCATTCGCTTCATGATGTGAGAGGCATCATCGAGGGATTCAAGATTCCGATCTACACGATCGGCTATAACGCGGACATCAAGGCGCTGGAGAACATATCCAGTATTAACGAGGCGGCGAGCATCAATGCGGATACGGAGGATGTCGTCTACAAGATCGGCAACCTGCTGAATGTGCAGATGTAGCTGCAAGTAACGGCGCAGCAGCTCAACATGATGAATAGGAGGGGTCGGAATGTCTTTTTCAATGGAAGTAATCAGCCCAGAGAAGATCAAAACGGCAATCGAGGAGGAGGTCAAGCCGGTACCGGAGGAGGTGGCTCAGCTTCAGCAGTTGGCGCAGAGCAACGTGACAGCGATATTGGAGCTTGATCTGGAGTCGCTCGATAAGCGCAGGCAGATTTTGCAGTCTATTGATGGCTTCGGGATGGGAACGATGCGTACCTCCTCAGAGAAAAATGCGCTCTTGCAGGTATCGGTTCAGAATCTGTCCCGATCAGGGGATGAGGGTGGACAGGTGGCGCAGGGACTGACGGAGCTGCAATTGCAGCTCAAGGACCTTGACCCGAGCGCAATCGACTTCATGAAGACAGGGCCGCTTAGTAAGCTATTCAACCCGCTGCGCCGTTATTTTGCCAAGTTCCAGAAGGCCGACGTCGTCATCTCCGAAATCATCACCTCGCTCGATAAGGGCAAGACGGTGCTGAAGAACGATAATACGACGCTCGAGCTGGAGCAGCATACGCTGCGCGAGCTGACCAAGAAGCTTCAGAAGGAGATTCAGCTTGGGATGCTGATGGACGAGGAGATCGAGCGCCAGATTGAAGCGGCGAAGCTGCGCGGCGAGTCGGAGGACAAGATTCGGTTCATTACCGAGGAGGTGCTGTTCCCGCTGCGGCAGCGCGTGATGGATCTGCAGCAGATGCAGGTCGTGAACCAGCAGGGCATTATGGCGATCGAGGTGGTTATCCGCAACAATAAGGAGTTGATCCGCGGAGTTGACCGTGCACGCAACGTGACCATCTCGGCGCTCAAAATCTCAGTGACCGTTGCCAGCGCGCTCTATAATCAGAAGATCGTGCTGCAGAAGATCGAGATGTTAAATCAGACGACGAATGAGTTGATCGGCGCTACCTCCCGTATGTTGAAAAATCAGGGAGCCGCTATCCACAAGCAGTCGCTGGAGACGAGCATCTCTGTCGATACGCTCAAGCAGGCATTCTCCGATGTGCTGTCTGCGCTCGATTCCATCAGCACCTATAAGCAGGAGGCACTGCCGAAGATGCGCGATACGATTCATGTGTTCCGGGAGATGGCGGACACTGGGGAGCAGCAGATCAAACGGCTGGAGCGGGGACAGAAGCTGGGGCTGTAGCATTCGCTACAGCTCTTTGTGCTCTTTTTGTCCTATGAGTTAACTGCCCCTCCGCTCATCCGCCGTCTGTGTCTGCCTGTTCCGCATCCGCCATACGATCAGGATGAAGGCAAGGGTGCTGCAGAGCGCAATCCCCGAATTGTACATAAACACGGTGCGTATTCCGAGCTGCTGGGTGGCAATCCCGCCAGCGAAGCTGCCGATAATGCGCGCTGCTCCAAGCGTCAGCAAGCCGTGCAGTGTCTGACCGCTCGCTTTCAGCTCCTTGGGTACATGCTTATTAATGTAATATGCCATCGTTACCGTCAGGACGATAAAGATCAGCCCATGCAGCGCCTGCACAGGCAGTACCCAGTAGGGGGAATCAATGACCGCGAACAGTGCCCAGCGGACAACGGATGCCGCAGCAGCAACCAACAGAATCGTCGATACTCGAATGCGGGCAAAAATCTTGTTGGCATAGAGCAGGAACGGCACCTCGCTTAGCGAGGAAATCACCATTGACCATCCGAGCAGCAGGCTGTCACCGCCCAGACTTGAGAAGTACATCGGGTAAAAGGCGTAGTAGTACCCTAAGGTAACTTGCAGAATAAAGCTGAACCCCATGTACAGCATCAGCAGGCGATCCCGGAACAGAACCCGTGTCGACATCTTGCTTCCACTGGACTGGTGGCCTGCAATCGTAGGAAACCTCAGCACAGCTAGCACGCAGCATACCATCAGCAACGCATAGACATAGAACATGGAACCGATATGCTGTTGGGCGATCGCGCCGAACAGGAGCGACATCGCCGCGAAGCCGAACGTTCCGCCCATGCGGATCAGGCCGAAGCTGGCCAGCCTGTGCCGATCCAGCACCTCCAGTGTAATGGTGTCGCCCATGGCGAAGATGGAGGTCTGGAAGAAGGTGAACAGACAGATCATCACCAGCAGATATACAAACATGGTCGATAGCGGGTACAGTAGTGCTGCAATGCCGCTGCCTGCAAGCAGCAGGAGCAGGATTGAATTTTTGGAGCGCGCCCGGTCTCCGAGGGCGCCCCACACGGGCTGAGCCATGATAGCGACCAACGGGCCTAGGCTGAGCAGGGTGCCGATCCGTATGGGATCAAAGCCGATATGTTGAAAATAAACGGGCAGGAAGGTGCCATAGACCGCATTGCCCGCATAGATGAAGACATAGAATAGCAAAAATGGGTATAAGCGAACGTTCACAACGAAAAGCTCCTCTCGGCTGTCTATAGGTCATGAGGAATGAAGCCTGCCATCTGCCGCGCCTGGCAGCGGATCGGTGTCTGAGCAGCAGCCAGGATGATATTATGCAGATCATGCCCTCTGCCGGCAGGTAAAATAAAAGCTTGTACATGAGCGAAGCGCTCTTGCAGGTCAGCATAGATCATCTGAATGCTGTGATCCTGCTGCCGTCTGCCCATCAGGTTGAACAGCAGCGCCCCACCCTCCTCCAGCTTGCTGGCAGCCAGCTCATAGAAGGAGGGTGATGTGAGATGGCTGGGCGTTCCCCCGCTCGTGAAGGCATCGACGACGATATAGTCGAATCGTCCATCTGGCTGCTCCGCAAGCAACAGCCCCCCGTCACCGATCTCGACCCGTAGCTGCTCACAGCCAAAATAACGCCTGCTCAGCTCGGCAACATCACGGCTCGCCTCAGCGGATACAATCTGCCGATCTGCCCAATGCCTGGCAATCGTTCCAATGCCAAGGCCAATAATGAACGCGCGTTCAAATTGAGGTCGATGGCAGGCCATGAGATGAACGAGTGCTCTGGGATATTCGAAGATCATCCGCCCTTGTTGCTCAAGGTCGAGTGCCCCCTGAATGGCTTCATCCGCGAACTGCAGTATCCGAAACCGCCCCTTCTCGCCATAAAGCTCCTGCGTCTCGTATACGGTGATGATGCCGTCCTCCGTCTCCACTTGTGCCAATAGATGCTGCTGCATAACTCATTTCTCTCCTTATGTTTCGCGCTAGGACGTGTCTTCAACTCCGACGGGAGCAGATGCTGCGGAATGTCGTTCCGGGCAAGGCGCTTGCTCGCTGGCGTACCGGGGGTACGTCAAGGGAAAGCGTATCCGTCCATTTTACACCTTAACAGTATATCAAAAATTGTCTCGCTACGCAGAGCAGCCGGCAAACTTTTGCCCCCTATGGCTAGGCGTGAGGAGCAGGCAATGCTACGATAGATGGACATCAGCAATTTAGCAGACAGGAGAGATACGTAATGAGCAAGCTCAAGCAGGCGCCTGAGACAACGGCGGTATTTTTTGATGTGGATGATACCCTGTATGACCACCTGACTCCATTTTACACTGCGGTTCGGGAGGTCGCCGGAACCTCAGATCACTTTCCATATGAAGAGGCCTATCACCGTATGCGCTATTATAGCGACAAGCTGTCGCATGAGCTGGGCGGAGCCGAAGCCATGGAGCAAAGCAACGCCACCGAGCATGTGAGGCGAGAGAGGTTCAAGCTGTCACTGGCAGAGCATGGAATAAAGCTCAGTGACGAGGAGGCGGCCCGGATGCAAGCGGCGTATCTGGGCTGCCAGTACAAGATTGCGCTGTTTCCCGGTGCTCGTGAGCTTATGACGGCACTGCGGGATCGGGGCGTACTGCTCGGCTTGATTACGAATGGTGCTCCCGAGCATCAGACCAACAAGCTGGAGGCGCTGCAGTTGGATGATCTGATTCCGGCGGGTCATCGCTTCATCTCGGGTGCAGCGGGCTGGGATAAGCCGGATATTCGATTATTCCAGCATGTCAATCAAGCGACAGGCACGCGCCCAGAGGATTGCGTATATATCGGCGACTCGTGGCGCAATGATGTCGTTGGCGCGCTTGGTGCAGGCTGGCAGGCCATATGGTTCAACCATCGCGGCGTCACACCGGAGTCGGATCATCAACCGCATCATATTGTGTGCAGCTACGAGGAGCTGTCCGCGCTGCTGCTGCCGCTTCTGCCGCTGCCGCAATAAGAGCTCGCTAATTTCGCCCAGAAGGCCAGACACCCCGCCCACCTGCATCGCATACCGTGTAAGGAATGCAAATGGCCTGCAGCAGCAGGAAGGGAGCGGATGAGCTTATGACACAGCGTCATTATTTCGCACGCGGCAATACGGCGGAAGGACTGTACAACCTAACAGCTTCCGTATATGAAGGCTTGAACACGATCTACATCCTGGATGGCTATCCTGGAGGAACAAGCAGGGTGCTGGCAGCATTGGAACGACAATTGTGTAGCCAGCCACTCTCGATCGACTGGATACATCAGCCACTGGATAGTACGCAACTGGAGGGAATCATCATCCATGAGCGTGGCATCGGGATCATAGACGCGGAAGCCTGGGATGAGGCCGCTACGGCGGAAGCGACGGGAGAGATAACAGAGACAGAAGAGACAGAAGAGACTGTAGCGGCGACACAGGTGATACGGGTTTCTGTAGCGCACGCATTGCGGGAGGAAGCACTGACACGGGAAGAGGCAGCGCTGGCGCACTTGGAGCAGGAGCTGAGCCATACTTATGAACAAGCCTATGCATGCTTTCAGCGGACGCTGCGTATTCATGACGAATGGGAAGCATACTATATTGAGGCGCTCGACCGCGGGGTCATGAACGAACTTGCTGTGCAATGGGCGGATACGCACCTGGGCAATCGCACAGAGGCAGCTACGAAGGAGCCGCGCGCGGGGCACCGCTTTCTCGGTGCGGCTACCTGCAGCGGTGCGGTGGACTTCGTGCCAAATCTGACCGAGACGGTGCAGACCCGAGTCTTCGTCAAGGGGCGGCCTGGGTCAGGCAAGTCCACGCTGTTCAAGAAGCTGGCTGCCGCCGCGACAGAGCGGGGACTGGATGTGGAGGTATACCACTGCGGCTTTGATCCCGGCAGTCTTGATATGCTGATCTTCCCCGAACGAAGCCTGGCCATCTTCGACAGCACGTCGCCACATGAACATTTTCCTGTACGAGAGGGAGATCGCATCCTGGATGTCTATGAGCTGGCCATTGCCCCTGGGACTGACGAGCGGCACAGCGAGGCTATCGCAGATGTGAGCGGCCGTTACAAGGCTTCTATGAAGGAAGCGATCAACTTGCTCGCAGAAGCCAAGGCGCTCCGCAATCAAATAGAGGCGATCTACATGCAAGCGGAGGATGAGGCGGTGTTGGAGGAGACGGCTAGAGAACTGCTGGGTAAACTGCAAACAGCAAGCAGCAGTAAGGATTAAGCAGTAAGCAGCAAGGGCCCGGGCTGCCTCCGATCCGTTATCAGTGTGCTGGTTGAAGGGCGCTGCTTGAGAGCATACGGCGAAGCTCGCATGGATATAATCATTAGTAAATATTCATTTTCAAACGCTGAACATGATCATCCACTATAATAAAAGTATGCGTTCTGTCGCACATCTGCCGATGCCGCAGCATGATGCAGAACAGCCAAGAGTGCAGGCACATGTGCGGCAGAACGCCGCAAACCCATAGGAAGGCGGGGGTGGCGATGGACTACAGAAGAATGGGGTATGTTGTCCATATGATAGCCCTGCTGCTTACGATTGGCGCAGTGGCGGCAACCAGCTATGGCATGCTTCTGGGGGTGGTCATGATCGTGTTGTCATTTGGCTGTTTTATTGCAGGAGCCATGCTGCATGACAGGGCCAACAGGTTTACGGCAGGCAAGATTCAGGCTGAACGGCTGGAGACCGTCGGGACCGTCATTGGGGCGGAGATGGAGAAGGTGATCGGTGAGCGTTCCGGGAGATACCGGATGAGGCTTCAGATCGGATTTCGGACCAGCTCGGGAGAGGATGTGGTGGGTAGACTGGCATTTTTTACACGGGACATTGAGCTGATCAGGCTGCTTGGAATCGGACAGACGCTGCGGGTAGCTTATTCCAGTAACGACCCGGAGTTTCAAGTGACGCTCCCCGAATGGGCGGAGCGCATCAGCTTGCTGGACCCGGCCATGGTGTTCCCGGAATACCGGACTAGAAGCCGGAAGGAGGGAAAACTGATGAATTAATGGAAGGCAGCGGACACCACGCGATATGCGCGGACATCCGCTGCTTTCTTTTTGGATACGGCGGCAGTCTCGCACACTTGAAGAATATGTGCTTGTAAACCCATTTTTTCCAATCAAAACCGTTGACTGTTAGCGAAAATCTATGAATAATGGTTACAGGCCATTTTGCCAGTGTTAGGAGGCGACAATATGTCGATTGTACCTGAACTATTAAAATTTAACAAAGCGTTTGTCGAGGACAAGCAGTACGAAACCTATGTAACAGATAAATTTCCAGAGAAGAAGATTGCCGTCATCACCTGTATGGATAGCAGACTGGTTGAGCTGCTTCCCAAGGCGTTGAATCTCAAGAATGGGGATGCCAAGTTTATTAAAAATGCGGGCGCGATCCTGACCCAGCCGTTCGGGAGTGCCATGCGCAGTGTGCTTGTGGCGGTGTACGAGCTCGGCGCGCGTGAGGTGCTCGTCATCGGACACCATGGCTGTGGCATGACTAATCTCGATGCCCAAGGCATGGTCAGCAAGTTTGCCGAACACGGGATTGATCCGCTCGTGGTCGAGACGCTGGAGAATTCCGGCATTCGCATGGAGAAATTTCTACGTGGCTTCTCCAGTGCAGAGGAAGGTGTCATGCATAGCGTGAAGATGGTGCGCAGGCATCCTCTGTTCCCTAAGGCGGTTCCTGTGCATGGCTTTGTCATGGACCCCATGACAGGTGCGCTTGAAGTCATTGTTGAGGACTACCGCGAGGATGAGGAAGGCAAGTAACCTGCTGTTGACGGCTGGGTTTTGTTCCCTAACTAAGCTCAAGAGCAGGATTCATCGTCCGCTTCGTCCTAGCCGCGTGGCCTTCCTATAAGTTACCTCGAATCGTCGATAAGGGGTGCCTTGCTAATCGGGCTCGGCTGCGGATACAATAGAAGCAAGAACGCGGCTTCGGATCAGGAGGCTTGCGAATTCATAATGAAGGGGACGATGATAACATGAATGCACGGTTGGAGCAATTGGAGCAGCGTCTGACAGAGCAACATCATAAGGATTTGTTTTTGCAGACGAAGCATACGCTTAAGGCACTGGATGATCTGGCTGAGCAGCATCGACTCTTCACCTCTATGCAAGCGATCAGCGGAGTGAGGATTGTTGGCGCAGAGGAAGCGTTGTTCTACGATACGATCTCCCAGGCGAAGGAGCAGATCGTGCAGACGCTGGAGAAGACACTAAGCGATCTGGAGCATAAAGGCGATAAGCACTACGACAAGCATTTCAAGGATGGCGTAGAATAATAAGGAGGCGGTGTGAACGAAAGTTTGCGCCGCCAATTTCATATCTGCCGGGTGTATGCAACAGCAGGCCCGCAAAGAGGCTGGACGGAAAACGTTACGTTTTCTCGCCCAGCCTTTTGAATGTGAAAGCCCCCTTGAAAACCGCTGACGCTAATGATGATGATGGGCGTGAGCATCGGGCGCGCTTGCTTTAATGTTGCATAAGAGGCTGTCCTCATGCGCGTGTTTCTCCGATTCGACTTGCAAGGTTACATGGGAAATGTCTTTATGCTCCAGCATATGCTCGACCTTGTGCACTATAGCTTCCGTTTCATATACGGTTTTGTTCCCATCTACGACGATATGGGCAGTCAGGGCATGCATGTTGCTTGTAATTGACCAGATATGCAGATCATGCACCCCATGGACGCCATCGACCTTCAATATGGCCTGCGCGACATCTTCCACATTAATATTGCGTGGGGTTCCTTCCATTAATACATGCAGGGAAGACTTGCTCACCATATAGCCACTGCGAAGTACGAGTACAGCGACGATGACGCTGGCCAGTGGATCAGCCCAGCCCCAGCCAAAGAACATCATGAGCAGAGCGGCGGCGATTGCGCCTACAGAACCCATCATATCGCTGATGACGTGCAAGAAGGCGCCGCGCATATTCAGATTATGCTCGGTATCGCCGCCCCGCATCATAATCCAGGCCACCAGGATGTTAACCAGCAGTCCAATGGTACTGATGATGAGCATGCCGACCGTAGCGACTTCCGGCGGGTTAGTGAAGCGTTCGATCGCTTCATAGAAGATGTAAATGGCAATGCCGATCAAGGTTAGCCCATTGAGCGTAGCAGCCAGTATCTCAAAACGCCTGTACCCGTATGTTTTTCCTGTACTGACCGCCTTCTCGCCAAATCTGAAGGCGAGCAAGGCAATGGCCAAGGCCAGGGAGTCGGACAGCATATGTCCCGCGTCCGAGATCAGAGCCAGGCTGTTCGTCATGAAGCCGCCTATGACTTCGACCACCATGTACGCTGTGATGATCGCAAATGAAATCAGCAAAGTCCGTTTGTTGTTGCTGCTGTGTCCATGATCGTGGTCATGGCCATGAGAATGCTCTGCCATAGCGATACCTGCTTTCTAAATTTAATATATGAATACATGTTCATATGTTGTTGTGTTTATTATACGCCAGTCAGAAAAAAACTGTCAAGCAGAAGTTCCGGCGTAACAGCAGGCACACAAAAAGGCTGGACGGAAAACGTTACGTGTTCTCGCCCAGCCTAGCTATATTGGGGGCGTATGGGACGACCCCTTATGATATGTCATGAGCTGTCTTGCGTAAGCGTGACACAGGACACTACCCTTCAACTTGGGGCGTGCATCAGTGTGTATACTGCCGGCTTGTCTTATACCTGCTGGATCTGCAGCAGATTCGTGCGACCGGATTCGCCCAGAGGCACGCCCGCGGACAGAACGACGATGTCGCCTGCCTCGACATGACCGTTCTCCCGAGCCAGTCGCGTGGAGGAGTCAAACATCTCATCTGTGGTGGAGTAGCTCTCGCCTTGAATCGGGATGACACCGAACAGCAGGCAGATTTTGGCCAGTACATGCGGATGGCGCGTGATGGCAATAATCGGCGCTTGCGGGCGGTACTTGGAGATCATGCGCGCTGTGAATCCACTCTCTGTCGAAGTAATGATCGCCTTGGCATCCAGCTCCAGCGATGCGCTGACGACGCCCTGGCTGATCACTTCTGTAATATTGGTGGAGTGCTGCGCTTTTTTCTTCGTGAACTGCTGGTGGTATTGAATCATCGTCTCGGCTTTGCGTGCGATCGAGGCCATCGTCTTCACCGATTGAATCGGGTATTTGCCCGCTGCGGATTCCCCGGACAGCATGACGACGTCCGCGCCCTGCAGCACGGCATTCGCAACATCGCTCACCTCTGCCCTTGTTGGGCGCGGATTTTGCTGCATCGATTCCAGCATGTGAGTGGCAACGATGACCGGCTTGCCGGCCAGATTACACTTGGTAATCATCTCCTGCTGCATCATCGGCACTTCCTCAACAGGAACCTCAACTCCCAGATCGCCGCGCGCTACCATGATGCCGTCGGAGGCATCGATAATACCGTCCAAATTGACCATGCCTTCCTCGTTCTCAATCTTGGATATGATCTGCACATGTGGCGCGCCGTTCTCTGTCAGGATACGACGAATCTCCAGAATGTCCTCTCCCTTGCGGACGAAGGAAGCAGCGATCATCTCGATGTCATGCTGGATGCCAAAGTGGATATGCGCCACATCGCGCTCGGTTACCCCCGGCAGCGTCGTCTTGATGCCTGGGAGATTGACGCCCTTGCGCGGCTTCAGCAGGCCGCCGCTTTGGATCAGGCAAGTAATTTCTGTGCCCTCGCTCTTCAGGACAGTCAGATCAACCAAGCCGTCATCGATCAGGATGCGGTCGCCTGCCTTCACCACTTGCGGCAGCTCAGCATAGTTCACCCCGATGCGCGTGCTGTCCCCCAGCACCTCCTCAGAGGTCAGAATCAGCTCATTGCCTGCCTGCAGATCGACAGCGGCTTCCTTGAGCTTGCCAATACGCACCTCAGGCCCCTTAATGTCCATCATCATCGGCACGAACGTATTGAGCTCGCGCGCAGCTTGTCTTACCTTCTCAATGCGCGAGATATGATCCTCCAGCTCGCCATGCGCCATATTCAGCCGGGCGACAGTCATGCCCGCGCGAATCATTTCTTTCAATGTTTCTACCGAATCACACGAAGGTCCCATGGTACAGATAATTTTAGTTTTTTGCATGTGAAGCACCTCCTATATTACCTTCATTGTAGCTTGTAATGGCAGTTGTAACTATGAACTATGGTATACTGAATGAAATATAGTACGGAGATGATGGCGAGCGGGAGGCTCTTCTATGCTGATTATTACGGAGGCGCGTGAGGATCATGGAGTGGAATGGTACGAGGAAGGCGATAAGGGGGAGGGTCGGGGCGCTGACTGCCGACTGGTGCTGCTCACCTATGGCAGATGTGTATATTGGGTGAACAACACCAAGTATATAATGGAGAAGGGCGAGCTGCTGCTGCTGCCTGCTGGACAAGTTTTTTACGGGAAGAGCATCCCGACCGTGTTCCATACGAAGCTCTCGATCCGCTTCGTCCCGGGAGCTGCCTCAGGCGAGCTGTCATTGCTCCAGCGATCAGCGCCGCTACATCTGCGTCTGGGGTGCTATGACAAGGTGCTGGAGCGATTGAAGGAATTGCTGATACAGTGGCAGGAGAGGCCCTCGTACTACGAGCTCATGGCCGGGGCGCTGCTCGCGGAAGCGCTCGTCATGGTCAGCCAGGAGCTGGATCGCGGCCCGATCACTAGCAGTAAGCATCGGTGCGTGGAGCGGATGAAGCATTATATCCAGCAGCATTACCGGGAGAAGGTAAGCAAGGAGCAGCTCGGTGACGCGATACAGCGAACGCCGAATTACGCTGCGACCTTATTCCGTGAGGTAACGGGTCAGACGATCAGCGCCTACACGCATAGCCAGCGTATTAAGACCGCTATATATTTGCTAACGGAGTCCCAGTTGACGGTGAGCGAAATTTCCGAATATGTCGGCTATAGCGACGTCTCCTATTTCTACCGCATCTTCAAGCGGCTAACCGGACACAGCCCTTCAGATTATTTCGATGAGCGCTCTCCGATCGTGTAGCTATAAGCGTTAAAGAAGACGGTGTGTGACAATGGAAGGGATATTTCAGAGCAACCTTCGGGTGGAATGGCAATCATTTTGTTTTATTGCATCATTTCGCAAAAACAACGCAAAAGACACCGCCATGAGAGATCGCTACTGCGGGTAGAAGAATGAGCAACTGGCTCTCAAGAATGAAGGAGTGAGTGGGTTATGAAAAGCTGGAAGGAGAAAAGAAGGAGTTCAAGTCCATCGTATGAATGAGCTTGAAGCCGTTGCACAGTTAGTGAATGCTACTCACCAAAGGCGTGTGGAGTTAGGGTGGACTCAAAAGGAGTTGGTCGAAAAAGTATAGAAGAAGCTGCGGCTGCGGGTGGTAAAGTAGTAATGATATTCAGATGACATCAAAGAGGTGAAGCGCATGTGCCGTTGTCTCTGGACATGGGTTCAAATCCCCTCGCCTCCACCATGTAAATCCACTACCGAAAGAGGTAGCGGATTTTTATAGGAAAATGTTCCCGTTTTGCTCACCACGTTGTACAATTATAATAAGGTAAGAATTTGTAAAGGTGAGAATGAAATGTGGGGCGTTTGGGATGCTTTGAGTAATCCTTCAATTGGATTTTCAGGATTTATAGGGGCAATAATAATTGCAGTCGGCACAACGGTTGCCAAAGTTAAAAATAATCCTTTCAGACTTTTTATTTCTCTAGAAGAAGCGCAGTATATGAGCGGCTGGTCTAGGCTTTTCAGAACAGCATACATTTCGTTACTTATTATCCTTGGTATTTTTTTGTACACAGCATATGTTACATCATTAATTGAGCACACTAGCGTTGCATAAACCTTGTGAATGCTTTATGTCTGAAAATTCAGAAACGCCCTTATAAATTAAAAATCCAAAAAGGCAATAGCTCCTTAAAAGTAGCCTGTCTCATTTGGATGAATTATGCAAATATGTATGATTAGATAAGATCAGCGGAGTGATTCATCGTAACAATCATTATTTCTCTTCGTCGCCTTCCCTTGGATAAACGACTCGGTTTTTGTTTCATTCGGCTCAACCACTGAGCGTAGGACTGCCATAATAATTTTGTTAGCCATCGGGTTAACTGCAGTAGACTGTGATTAACTTTCGTCTCCAGTTTGACAAGCAGTAGCAAACAAAAGGCGATAAGGGCGATCCAAACCTGATTATGAACCGCACGGTCACTTTGACCATGGAAATGCTTGATCCTCAAATGCTGCTTCATCCACTTGAAGAACGTTTCAATGGCCCAACGACTACGGTACATGTCGCTGATTTCGTCACAGGTCAGATCCAACCGATTGGTAACCAAAAATAACAGATTGCCCTGAGAATCTTGCGTTTGAACCACCCGAAGCAAATGCTTCATTTTCTTTTGTGGAGAGCCAACTCGCACGATGACATCCTCAC contains:
- a CDS encoding toxic anion resistance protein gives rise to the protein MSFSMEVISPEKIKTAIEEEVKPVPEEVAQLQQLAQSNVTAILELDLESLDKRRQILQSIDGFGMGTMRTSSEKNALLQVSVQNLSRSGDEGGQVAQGLTELQLQLKDLDPSAIDFMKTGPLSKLFNPLRRYFAKFQKADVVISEIITSLDKGKTVLKNDNTTLELEQHTLRELTKKLQKEIQLGMLMDEEIERQIEAAKLRGESEDKIRFITEEVLFPLRQRVMDLQQMQVVNQQGIMAIEVVIRNNKELIRGVDRARNVTISALKISVTVASALYNQKIVLQKIEMLNQTTNELIGATSRMLKNQGAAIHKQSLETSISVDTLKQAFSDVLSALDSISTYKQEALPKMRDTIHVFREMADTGEQQIKRLERGQKLGL
- a CDS encoding MFS transporter, translating into MNVRLYPFLLFYVFIYAGNAVYGTFLPVYFQHIGFDPIRIGTLLSLGPLVAIMAQPVWGALGDRARSKNSILLLLLAGSGIAALLYPLSTMFVYLLVMICLFTFFQTSIFAMGDTITLEVLDRHRLASFGLIRMGGTFGFAAMSLLFGAIAQQHIGSMFYVYALLMVCCVLAVLRFPTIAGHQSSGSKMSTRVLFRDRLLMLYMGFSFILQVTLGYYYAFYPMYFSSLGGDSLLLGWSMVISSLSEVPFLLYANKIFARIRVSTILLVAAAASVVRWALFAVIDSPYWVLPVQALHGLIFIVLTVTMAYYINKHVPKELKASGQTLHGLLTLGAARIIGSFAGGIATQQLGIRTVFMYNSGIALCSTLAFILIVWRMRNRQTQTADERRGS
- a CDS encoding spermidine synthase, encoding MQQHLLAQVETEDGIITVYETQELYGEKGRFRILQFADEAIQGALDLEQQGRMIFEYPRALVHLMACHRPQFERAFIIGLGIGTIARHWADRQIVSAEASRDVAELSRRYFGCEQLRVEIGDGGLLLAEQPDGRFDYIVVDAFTSGGTPSHLTSPSFYELAASKLEEGGALLFNLMGRRQQDHSIQMIYADLQERFAHVQAFILPAGRGHDLHNIILAAAQTPIRCQARQMAGFIPHDL
- a CDS encoding HAD family hydrolase is translated as MSKLKQAPETTAVFFDVDDTLYDHLTPFYTAVREVAGTSDHFPYEEAYHRMRYYSDKLSHELGGAEAMEQSNATEHVRRERFKLSLAEHGIKLSDEEAARMQAAYLGCQYKIALFPGARELMTALRDRGVLLGLITNGAPEHQTNKLEALQLDDLIPAGHRFISGAAGWDKPDIRLFQHVNQATGTRPEDCVYIGDSWRNDVVGALGAGWQAIWFNHRGVTPESDHQPHHIVCSYEELSALLLPLLPLPQ
- a CDS encoding DUF3592 domain-containing protein, with the translated sequence MDYRRMGYVVHMIALLLTIGAVAATSYGMLLGVVMIVLSFGCFIAGAMLHDRANRFTAGKIQAERLETVGTVIGAEMEKVIGERSGRYRMRLQIGFRTSSGEDVVGRLAFFTRDIELIRLLGIGQTLRVAYSSNDPEFQVTLPEWAERISLLDPAMVFPEYRTRSRKEGKLMN
- a CDS encoding beta-class carbonic anhydrase; this translates as MSIVPELLKFNKAFVEDKQYETYVTDKFPEKKIAVITCMDSRLVELLPKALNLKNGDAKFIKNAGAILTQPFGSAMRSVLVAVYELGAREVLVIGHHGCGMTNLDAQGMVSKFAEHGIDPLVVETLENSGIRMEKFLRGFSSAEEGVMHSVKMVRRHPLFPKAVPVHGFVMDPMTGALEVIVEDYREDEEGK
- a CDS encoding cation diffusion facilitator family transporter, with the translated sequence MAEHSHGHDHDHGHSSNNKRTLLISFAIITAYMVVEVIGGFMTNSLALISDAGHMLSDSLALAIALLAFRFGEKAVSTGKTYGYRRFEILAATLNGLTLIGIAIYIFYEAIERFTNPPEVATVGMLIISTIGLLVNILVAWIMMRGGDTEHNLNMRGAFLHVISDMMGSVGAIAAALLMMFFGWGWADPLASVIVAVLVLRSGYMVSKSSLHVLMEGTPRNINVEDVAQAILKVDGVHGVHDLHIWSITSNMHALTAHIVVDGNKTVYETEAIVHKVEHMLEHKDISHVTLQVESEKHAHEDSLLCNIKASAPDAHAHHHH
- the pyk gene encoding pyruvate kinase; this translates as MQKTKIICTMGPSCDSVETLKEMIRAGMTVARLNMAHGELEDHISRIEKVRQAARELNTFVPMMMDIKGPEVRIGKLKEAAVDLQAGNELILTSEEVLGDSTRIGVNYAELPQVVKAGDRILIDDGLVDLTVLKSEGTEITCLIQSGGLLKPRKGVNLPGIKTTLPGVTERDVAHIHFGIQHDIEMIAASFVRKGEDILEIRRILTENGAPHVQIISKIENEEGMVNLDGIIDASDGIMVARGDLGVEVPVEEVPMMQQEMITKCNLAGKPVIVATHMLESMQQNPRPTRAEVSDVANAVLQGADVVMLSGESAAGKYPIQSVKTMASIARKAETMIQYHQQFTKKKAQHSTNITEVISQGVVSASLELDAKAIITSTESGFTARMISKYRPQAPIIAITRHPHVLAKICLLFGVIPIQGESYSTTDEMFDSSTRLARENGHVEAGDIVVLSAGVPLGESGRTNLLQIQQV
- a CDS encoding AraC family transcriptional regulator, giving the protein MLIITEAREDHGVEWYEEGDKGEGRGADCRLVLLTYGRCVYWVNNTKYIMEKGELLLLPAGQVFYGKSIPTVFHTKLSIRFVPGAASGELSLLQRSAPLHLRLGCYDKVLERLKELLIQWQERPSYYELMAGALLAEALVMVSQELDRGPITSSKHRCVERMKHYIQQHYREKVSKEQLGDAIQRTPNYAATLFREVTGQTISAYTHSQRIKTAIYLLTESQLTVSEISEYVGYSDVSYFYRIFKRLTGHSPSDYFDERSPIV